One segment of Bacteroidota bacterium DNA contains the following:
- a CDS encoding methyltransferase, whose protein sequence is MSNSAFAFKQFVVKQDKCAMKVSTDAVLLGSWANAQHAKHILDIGTGTGVIAMMLAQKTNASIDAIDIDEGAYLQAKENVVNSKWNERIKVYHASFQEFAQKETKKYDLIVSNPPYFIGSSKAGYFERTLARHADVLPYSDLLDGAVKLLDKKGIFKVILPCKEGEIFRDMAESKRLLLTKLTRVRTKQEKTTEKRLLMQFAFERTSFSENTLVIGHNQDSGYTLEYKQLTKDYYLAF, encoded by the coding sequence ATGTCAAACAGTGCGTTTGCGTTTAAGCAGTTTGTTGTAAAACAAGATAAGTGTGCCATGAAAGTGAGCACAGATGCCGTGTTGCTTGGATCATGGGCAAATGCGCAACATGCAAAACACATTTTAGATATTGGTACCGGCACCGGAGTAATAGCAATGATGCTTGCACAAAAAACAAATGCTAGTATTGATGCCATTGATATAGATGAAGGCGCCTATTTACAAGCAAAAGAAAATGTTGTAAATAGCAAATGGAACGAACGCATTAAGGTGTATCACGCGTCATTTCAAGAGTTTGCTCAAAAAGAAACAAAAAAATACGACTTAATTGTTTCTAATCCTCCTTACTTTATTGGCTCGTCAAAGGCAGGTTATTTTGAACGTACATTAGCGCGCCATGCAGATGTGCTTCCCTACTCCGACTTGCTGGACGGGGCCGTTAAATTACTTGACAAAAAAGGAATATTTAAAGTAATTCTACCCTGCAAAGAAGGCGAAATATTTAGAGACATGGCTGAATCGAAACGCTTGTTGCTTACAAAGCTAACACGTGTGCGAACAAAACAAGAAAAAACAACCGAAAAAAGATTGCTGATGCAATTTGCTTTTGAACGAACTTCTTTTTCCGAAAACACGCTCGTAATAGGGCACAACCAAGACTCCGGATATACCTTAGAGTACAAGCAACTTACAAAAGATTACTATTTAGCCTTTTGA
- a CDS encoding dipeptidase, with protein sequence MQAEDIKKYIDTNKDRFLSELFDLLRIPSVSADSKYKGDVAKAAQFIKAKLIEAGATQVDVFETPGHPIVYGEKIIDPKLPTVLVYGHYDVQPADPLDLWTSPPFEPVIKNEKIYARGACDDKGQVYMHIKAFEYMMQNTNLPCNVKFMIEGEEEVGSVNLGDFIKAHKEKLKADIILISDTGIIANDVPSITVGLRGLSYVEVEVTGPNRDLHSGLYGGAVANPINVLCDMIAQLKDENQHITIPGFYADVVDLSMEERSEMAKAPFSLDEYKKHLDIADILGEKEYSTNERTSIRPTLDVNGIWGGYTGEGAKTVIASKAYAKISMRLVPNQNSETIAELFKTHFEKIAPSSVKVKVNFHHGGEPVVTSITSTAYKAASMAMQDTFGKKPIPTRSGGSVPIVALFKSELGLDSILMGFGLDSDAIHSPNEHYGVFNFLKGIETIPLFYKHYAQLSKG encoded by the coding sequence ATGCAAGCCGAAGACATAAAAAAATACATTGATACAAACAAAGACAGATTTCTTAGTGAATTATTCGACTTATTAAGAATTCCATCTGTTAGTGCAGATTCCAAGTACAAAGGAGATGTTGCAAAAGCGGCACAGTTTATCAAAGCTAAGTTGATAGAGGCTGGCGCCACACAGGTAGATGTTTTTGAAACTCCCGGTCACCCAATTGTATATGGCGAGAAAATAATAGATCCTAAATTACCCACTGTTTTAGTGTATGGACATTACGATGTGCAACCTGCCGATCCGCTTGATTTATGGACCTCGCCACCGTTTGAGCCGGTAATTAAAAATGAAAAAATTTATGCTCGAGGAGCCTGCGATGACAAAGGACAAGTGTATATGCACATCAAAGCGTTTGAATACATGATGCAGAACACTAATTTGCCATGTAATGTTAAGTTTATGATTGAAGGCGAAGAAGAAGTGGGCTCTGTTAATCTTGGCGATTTTATAAAAGCACACAAAGAAAAATTAAAGGCCGATATAATTTTAATTTCAGATACCGGAATTATTGCCAACGATGTACCATCTATAACTGTTGGGCTACGGGGCTTAAGCTACGTAGAGGTAGAAGTTACAGGTCCTAATAGAGATTTGCATTCCGGCTTATATGGTGGAGCAGTTGCTAATCCTATCAACGTATTGTGCGATATGATTGCCCAATTGAAAGACGAAAATCAACATATTACTATTCCCGGTTTTTATGCCGATGTGGTTGATTTAAGTATGGAAGAAAGAAGCGAAATGGCGAAAGCTCCTTTTAGTTTGGATGAGTATAAGAAACATTTAGATATAGCAGATATATTAGGCGAGAAAGAGTATAGCACAAACGAAAGAACCTCCATTCGCCCTACACTTGATGTAAATGGTATTTGGGGCGGATATACCGGAGAAGGAGCTAAAACAGTAATTGCTTCTAAAGCATATGCAAAAATTTCTATGCGTTTAGTGCCGAATCAAAATTCGGAAACAATAGCCGAGTTGTTTAAAACGCATTTTGAGAAAATTGCACCTTCATCAGTTAAAGTAAAAGTAAATTTTCATCATGGTGGCGAACCAGTTGTAACCTCTATTACATCAACTGCATACAAGGCTGCTAGTATGGCAATGCAAGATACATTTGGTAAAAAACCTATTCCAACGCGTAGCGGTGGTAGTGTGCCAATTGTAGCCTTATTTAAATCAGAACTTGGGTTAGATTCTATATTGATGGGCTTTGGCTTAGATAGTGACGCCATACACTCGCCAAATGAGCATTACGGAGTATTTAATTTTTTGAAAGGAATTGAAACTATTCCGTTGTTTTATAAGCATTATGCTCAATTATCAAAAGGCTAA
- a CDS encoding 30S ribosomal protein S16 has product MATRIRLQRHGKKHQAFFHLVVADGRAPRDGKYIEKLGTYNPKTNPATIDLNFDRALYWLQTGAQPSDTAKAVLMYKGVIYKNHLLKGVTKKALTLEQAEAKFAKWMNDKTAKIEGKKTTLVEAKKDSYKKRMEAEKEVKAKKAEKIAAKNTPPVVEAAAPEATEGAQAAE; this is encoded by the coding sequence ATGGCTACAAGAATTAGGTTACAAAGACATGGTAAAAAGCATCAAGCTTTTTTTCACCTTGTTGTTGCTGACGGTCGTGCACCGAGAGATGGAAAGTACATTGAAAAATTAGGGACTTATAATCCTAAAACTAATCCGGCTACTATCGATTTAAATTTCGACAGAGCTTTGTATTGGCTTCAAACAGGCGCTCAACCATCTGATACAGCAAAAGCAGTATTAATGTATAAAGGTGTAATTTATAAAAATCATCTTTTAAAGGGCGTTACAAAAAAGGCTCTTACATTAGAACAAGCAGAAGCTAAATTTGCAAAATGGATGAACGACAAAACTGCAAAAATAGAAGGTAAAAAAACTACCTTGGTTGAAGCGAAAAAAGACTCCTACAAAAAACGTATGGAAGCTGAAAAAGAAGTAAAAGCTAAAAAAGCAGAAAAAATTGCTGCAAAAAACACACCTCCGGTTGTTGAAGCAGCAGCACCTGAAGCTACAGAGGGAGCACAGGCAGCAGAATAA
- the rimM gene encoding 16S rRNA processing protein RimM — translation MDNLDLKNYVCVGTVSKPFGHKGEVSLKIKVTLKKKLTNHDFVFFKINASLVPFYIENCIVKGETYGLKLETINSISDAEKYNNREIFLPRSTTKSLSNKKEYGNLIGFELYDAKAGKIGVVEGVLDTKAQPLLQITYQNREVLIPLAEDLIQDIDTENKIITLHIPSGLLDL, via the coding sequence ATGGACAATCTAGATTTAAAAAATTACGTATGTGTAGGTACTGTTTCCAAGCCATTTGGACACAAAGGAGAAGTTTCGCTTAAAATAAAAGTAACTCTTAAAAAGAAACTTACTAATCATGATTTTGTGTTCTTTAAAATCAATGCAAGCTTGGTTCCGTTTTACATAGAAAATTGTATCGTAAAAGGAGAAACGTACGGACTAAAACTAGAAACCATCAACTCCATTTCTGATGCCGAAAAGTATAATAACAGGGAGATTTTTTTGCCCAGATCAACCACCAAATCACTATCAAATAAAAAAGAGTACGGCAACTTAATTGGATTTGAATTGTACGATGCAAAGGCAGGTAAAATTGGTGTAGTAGAAGGTGTACTAGACACAAAGGCGCAACCATTACTGCAAATTACCTATCAAAATAGAGAAGTATTGATTCCACTGGCAGAGGACTTAATTCAAGACATTGATACAGAGAATAAAATTATCACTCTACACATCCCATCAGGTCTACTCGACTTATAA